One stretch of Mangifera indica cultivar Alphonso chromosome 9, CATAS_Mindica_2.1, whole genome shotgun sequence DNA includes these proteins:
- the LOC123226277 gene encoding beta-amyrin 28-monooxygenase-like: MELLLLSGLSLFTLFLAVSLAYLFRNKSKSSHANLPPGNLGLPFIGESLEFFSTSRKGHPEKFIYDRIAKYSSPIFKTSILAERTVVVCGAASNKFLFSNENKLVQAWWPDNVNQIFPSSTQTSSKEESKKMRNMLPNYLKPEALMRYIGMMDSIAQRHFEASWEGKEQVEVFPLAKRYTFWVACKVFLSLEDPEHVAKFADPFKVLASGIISLPVDFPGFPFNRAIKASNMIRKEIMAIIKQRKIDLAEKETSPKDILSHMLQATDENGEHMNELDMADKILGLLIGGHDTASAAITFIIKYLSELPHIYNKVFEEQMEIAKSKKPGELLNWEDIQKMKYSWNVACEVMRLAPPLQGSFREALTDFVFNGFSIPKGWKLYWSVNSTHRNPECFPEPEKFDPTRFEGNGPAPYTFVPFGGGPRMCPGKEYARSEILVFMHNVIKRFNWQKLISNEKIIVDPIPMPAKGLPVLLIPHKHLD, encoded by the exons ATGGAGCTCCTCTTACTTTCCGGCTTAAGCCTCTTTACTCTCTTCCTCGCTGTATCTCTTGCTTATCTCTTTCGCAATAAATCCAAATCTTCTCACGCTAACCTTCCTCCGGGCAATCTGGGCTTGCCGTTCATAGGGGAAAGCCTGGAGTTTTTCAGCACTAGCCGAAAGGGTCATCCTGAGAAGTTTATTTATGACAGAATAGCCAAGTACTCCTCCCCAATCTTCAAGACGTCAATCCTAGCTGAACGTACTGTTGTTGTTTGTGGTGCAGCTTCTAACAAGTTCTTGTTCTCCAATGAGAACAAGCTTGTGCAAGCCTGGTGGCCGGATAACGTTAATCAGATCTTCCCTTCATCCACACAAACATCTTCCAAAGAAGAGTCCAAGAAGATGAGGAATATGTTACCCAACTATCTAAAGCCAGAGGCCTTGATGAGATATATTGGAATGATGGATTCGATTGCTCAGAGGCATTTTGAGGCCAGTTGGGAAGGGAAAGAACAAGTTGAAGTTTTCCCTCTTGCAAAAAGATACACCTTTTGGGTTGCATGCAAAGTTTTCTTAAGCCTGGAGGATCCTGAGCATGTGGCAAAATTCGCTGATCCTTTTAAGGTTCTGGCTTCAGGAATAATTTCTCTGCCTGTCGATTTTCCGGGGTTTCCATTCAACCGTGCTATCAAGGCATCAAATATGATAAGGAAGGAAATAATGGCTATTATCAAACAAAGGAAGATTGATCTTGCGGAAAAAGAAACGTCTCCTAAAGATATATTGTCACATATGTTACAAGCAACAGATGAGAATGGTGAGCACATGAATGAGTTAGACATGGCTGATAAAATTCTGGGTTTATTGATCGGTGGCCACGACACAGCCAGTGCTGCCATTactttcataatcaaatatCTCTCTGAACTTCCTCACATATACAACAAAGTCTTCGAAG AACAAATGGAGATTGCTAAATCGAAAAAGCCAGGAGAGTTGTTGAATTGGGAAGACATACAGAAAATGAAGTATTCGTGGAATGTTGCATGCGAAGTAATGAGACTTGCCCCCCCACTTCAGGGTTCTTTTAGGGAAGCCCTTACAGACTTTGTCTTCAATGGTTTCTCCATTCCCAAGGGCTGGAAG TTGTATTGGAGCGTAAATTCAACACATAGGAATCCAGAATGCTTTCCAGAGCCAGAAAAATTTGATCCAACAAGATTTGAAGGAAATGGACCAGCTCCATACACATTTGTTCCATTTGGAGGAGGACCCAGAATGTGCCCTGGAAAAGAATATGCACGTTCGGAGATACTTGTGTTCATGCATAATGTGATAAAAAGGTTCAACTGGCAGAAATTGATTtctaatgagaaaataatagtGGATCCAATACCCATGCCAGCTAAAGGACTTCCAGTTCTCCTTATTCCACACAAACACCTTGATTAA